ATTGTCCTCTGAGGGGCCACGGACTTGACATGCcatgtttcagaaaattttgttgAGCGAATAGcgcaaaaatacgaaaaatacgttTTGAAATCCGTGACATTATCCACGGAGATTTAGACGAAGCTTTAAAACAAAGTCCTGACTTTAATTTTCACCTCTAATGAGGTGAAAATTAGTCACCGTTATAGGTACACTACTATAGTAGACTCAGAGGACAATTTATTTCATTTCTTACTTGTTATGAACTGTGAAGGACCTATATTATAAGCCCTCAAAATTTATGCCGTCACGGCATTTGTTGCTGAAACTTCATGTGGCGTCGCCattcgcattttctttttgcgcattTTCTCGTTTATCAACCGCCTTTTTCGCGACAAACGTGCACATTGATTTTGGTATAGTGAAAGAGTAAAATACTAATAcgagaaaaattgtttttctttagtGTTGCTTTAAATTTTCGGACAGCTACTTGTAATGACGTGGAAAATATAGCCTCAGTAGTCTGCTCTTGACACTTGTTTGATTTGGCGAAACAGCACAGACGATGGCACGAAGAATACAGAGGACACGGCACTGCGTCTTTTATATTTTTCGTCTCGTCGTCTGTGCTGTTTTGCCACAATGTCCGGAACTAGCTAAAGCCCACCTAAGAATGCTTGTTCGACGATTTACGCAAAAGTGCTATAGGCGCTAATGAAGAGCGCTAGGCAATTCGTAAACAAGTTTATTCAACGCATTAAGTAATACTTAAAATGTGTTGAATGTATACATGTAACAATACAGAGCATTTACACTTGCAAATAATAAACATCTTTAAATTTTATAACAGACATATTACCGCATCTTTGCCTCCTTAAACAAAGGAGAGAGGGAAAATTCACGGAAGTTTATAGCGTGAACCAACAGCAAACACTTCAACGACATTTTCTTATCCTAGTAAAAGTATACTTCATCTATGCGAGGCAAGAACTTTGAAAGCACACTACTTAAGCGCCCATGCGTCTAAACCATCATCCGTACAGGCCTCGGTAAATCGAGGTGAACTATGTCCAAGCACATCTTAACCAGACCCAGTTATTCCTTGAAGGCATTCGGCACGTGCGCACTTCACAAAAACCACCTTTTCTTCATATGCCGTTTCTCTAAGATCCTCCGAAGTTGGCCATCATTTTTCAATAAAGTTTCACACGATGATTAGCCTCGCTAAAAAAAGCGCTGGAAAACAAATTCACGTCACCCATTCTCCTTTCTAATATGGTATCATCAGCGCAGCTGATTACAGTCGTTCTTTCTCCCATGAAAAGCCGACAGTGTATCGTGACAGTAAATGACACGTCATCGCGGTGACAAAAATGTGTAATAGGTTGCAGCACTGCAAGAATACGTCATTGATTCCCTGTAAGAATACAGACACGTGTGCTGCATGTGCGAAGCTTCGAAAACCCGAACCTAGAAGAACATCACgattctggcttttttttttttagtgcccAAGTGTTCTAAGGATGCCATCCGGCTGCTTTGTGTAAAAATTTGTAGCGGAGTTTACCTAGCTTTGTACAAAATATTCCATTGAGTTTACATCTAAACTTAAGCAAAATGTACCTTCGCTGTGCGTTGTAGCGATCCTTCTAAAAGACTGGGTGTGCCAATACGGAAGCAAGTGAGAAGCCAAGACAAAACTAATGTCATATTTGTGTTCTCTtggctttttgtttgtttctgagCGTGTTTgcgtgtccagtttttttttttttttagaatgaacATTGACCAACTAGTTCAGCTCTGTTATAAAATATTGGTAGCGTTCCCGCTTTGAAGAAATGCTGTCGGTATCACTTGCATCGTTTATATACTGCGTCAACAATTTCCACCGCTTTTGTTACTTCTCGTCAGTCCTGCATGCGTATCCAGTTTTGTACTGAATGTTGTCTCGTAGCCTCCGCAATCAGATCTGAAAACGCGCCCTGCCGGAGCTAATCACGGAGGCCACGGCTCTTTTCAATGCAGAAGCATGTAATGGTGTTGCATGCCACTAGCTTCCTGTCACATTTTGAAATAGAACCTGCGTCACGGTTGGCACACGTTGATGCGGACCACGCCACTTATTGCTGGATACGCTCGACTTAGGGTGCCTGAAATTATCACCAGCGTGGATCATTCACTAACCTAATACTGCTTCCGCCATTTGATCCACACACTTTAATACTGGATCtatgtacactagagggaactgtggcgctggtgtctatggaagctgcaacgcacggcgcttcggcAAGCATGTGAATGATgaatagtacacggatttgtctaatcttcgtacttctgatctgcttctggctccatgtgtgttcgtgtggcttggagctgttttctcacgaaacaaaaatcaacaaatgttcaacggttgcacttcaccaccttactttttttttttgcttaccatGTCTAATGGCGTCACGAAAATGAAAAggatttgttctttctttcaaaacggaACCTAAACCAGCAATAATCGAAGTCGCAAGTGTGGTTTGTCGCTAACAAGTACAAAGACTAAGCAAATTTGTGCACTACtcatcattcctatggtcgctgaacgagcgcagtgccagagtcccctctagttgatTTCAGAAAACTCTATGATCTATACTCTTTTTCAATGAAACCTACATTGTCCCTCAAGACCATTCAAGCAAGATagtaacctccctgtcttttctcTCTATGTCCCTCtcttttcatctctctctctctctctctcaaacaaGATAGAAGTTCAAGGAAACGTGGAGATTTGAAGTGAGGCAAAAAACTGTGGAACAGGGAATTCGCGGTTATCCGTGGTCTTTAATCTACGTGTAAGTTAGCAGTTTATTGTAAATATTGGGCAAAAATCACcgtaaaaacaaaaaatgcgATATAACTGTGTGTTAATCAGCGAAAATAAAGTTTATATGCTAATCACCTAGGGTCCCGCCGTCAGTGAAATTTAAAAATAGTACAACCACCGAAATTCAGCCACGTCTTAGGTTTTACAGCGATGACCTGCAAAGAAAGAACCGGTCGGCTTAAAGTGACTACCGTATTCACTCTAATGTAACACGGggcttttttttcagttttttgctACCGAAAGTGGACCCTCGCGTTACAATCGAATAGCGGAATaactatttttttcttcctaGACACAATGAATAGTCACGTTATGATTATGGTCGCGCTACAGTCAAGTAAATACGGTGTCCCTTCAATATTTAATACCGACGTGTGCACACAGCTTCCCGGATCGAACAAGTGCAATGCATATCGGAGTGCGCATATTACGTAGAGTATTCCGTTTCAGGCACGCAATAGGCAATCGCCATTTCGTATCACAGCGCAAGGCATCAGCTCCCAGAACATCATAGCACTAGCAAATAGGGAAGATCTGCCCGATATCTACAATGCATGGCGTTGGATAAAGTGATAGACTGATCATTACTTTTCTATTATTACTCTGCTATCACTACCAAAGACATGAATATATTTTACATTACTTGCCCCATTCTGAAACTATTACTAAAAGTTAATACGTAGGTCTGGTCTTGTCTTCCAATCACAATATGCTGACAGTACCAACTAATCCACGACAATTTGAAAGAACTGAGGAATATGACAGTTCAATTTGGCGTCCGGCGAAAAACCCGTTTTGTGTGAAATACTGAGTCATCTAAATTTAGCATAGACATGTTCATTGAACGGTTTCAGTCGTATCTAAGTTGTTTAGCCCGCATAGCCGTCATGACCTCACTGTGGATGATACATGGAGGACTGAAATTAGGCATCCAGCTGCGGAACGCAGGCTCAGCCTGAaagatatagttttttttttaatgcttcaaCGATAAACACCGCGGCACAACTCATTTCAAGGACAGGCTAAGACTGAGCATGTTGGTACAACATGCTTGATTCAGTAACAGTTATCTCGTCTTTCTTCTGTCCAATCTGATGTTCTTTTGCTATCAGTCCATCAACAATTATTTATACCACTTTCTATACTTTCTCCACAAAATGTAAGGTCAATATAATACTTTTTTCTGCCAAATTTCAGGCTTGGCTAGATATCTGAAATTTTGTTAAAATTTTAGTAGTTTGCTTGTCGGACTATTTGTAAGGTGCCGTGGTTGATGAGGCTGAAGGACACCATTCGTATAGACACGAGGTCCCTGGTTGCCTACAATACTCTGGACTTGCACATAAGTTCCACCTACAATCTGAAACCTCGCCCATAGAGAATGGCACTCGGGACCATGTCTCGCATAAAAGAAAGCGTGCGTGCTCGCCAACAACTTTCGTTGGGTGATGCGAAGAATACTGGATTAGGTTTCATCTAATCTCTGACGTCCGTAAAAGTATCATCCCGCCTTTTTGTCCCCTTTTACCAAATATCTCCAGCAAGAACGCAGAGCTTCACATTACTATTAGTCATTTATCTGGCTGAGGACGGAACGATGAAACATTGAACGATAGTAAGCCGTCCCGATCGAGCCAGCCATATACCTGCTTGTCGCATATACTGCTGCGCTGCAGGTGCCTCAACCTTGTTTCATACGAGCCTTCAGATGGTACCTGGTGCTGATTTTGACGTGTTAATGTGAGAAGTCAGCTACACAAACCGCGTATGAACACATGGTGCGGAAGCCGGAATGATTCGCACATCGGGAAACGCTGCAGACTGGCGTCGCACGCTGCAACAAGAGACATCACCACATACCTACACAGCTTATCACCTTTCTCTGCATTCAGTCGCACGAGCACGCTCATGGGTTCCTCACTGAACCCGAACGCCACCTACCTGAAGTTGTCTTATAACCGGATATGCTTAGACGGCATTCATGGGTGCATCGGCTTCTCGAGCAttacatctatatatatatatatatatatatatatatatatatatatatatatatatactgttataTACTGAGATGTTATAACACAGGAAAAGTCACTCTGGATCGCACACTCCCACAAGAAAAACCACGTGCACTCAGAAACCACCACAACACCACAAGGCAGAATACTGTTACGGGGACGTCCATACAAGGACGTTCACACAGGAGCAGGTTAGTGGCGCTGGCCTTAGCACTCGTCACCGTAACGAAGCGGTCAGCTTGGTGTCCCTTTGCGCAATGTATCCTGGAGGCAGCGTAAGCTCCAATGCCCTGTGGTGACACGGTGTGGTTCTCACGCTCACTGGCTGTGTCGGCTGGTAGGCGGGACTAAGCGGCCGAAGAGGTGTGATTATGCCCGACGGTGGGTCGGTGGGTACTCGGAGCATGTCATCTGCCTTCATCAGCATTTCCGTCAGTGGAGCGGGTGCTCCGGTGGCCTCGGTTGCAGTCCTGAAAGCCACGTCGGGGTGTATGATGCCCTCGGCGTCTTGCGCTGAAACAGAGCGTGcgcagaaaacaaaaacacttcGCATTTAGCTGCAGTTGGCACACGCACTATCGATTCACACCACGGAAGAAAAACAGGTCAGTTAGCGCGTCATAACGAGTCACGCTGCCGAGTTTCGGTGAATCGTGTAGTGAAAATAACAAAATTGAAGTGCTTTCGAAGTTTCAACCTAAGTTTAACACCATAACCATAAGCACATGGACAAAAAAATAGAAACTGCGctggctacattttcgatggaggtcaaaatgctatgggcccatgggctcagatttgggtgcacgttaaagaacaccaggtggtcgaaatttccggagccctccactacaacgtgtctcataatcatgtggtacttttgggacgttaaactccacatactaTTATTATATTTAAAAAGTAAGACTACAACCAATTACATGCCTGTGAAATATGTGTAAACAGCGTAACTGGCAAACAAGCGCCACCACATGGCAAACGCAGACAAAGTTCTTAACCATCACCTTTCTCTTTCACTTCATCTATCTTTCTATATTGCCCTCTCTCCTTCTTTCCCTCCGGTTCTCCCTTACGTCGCTCGCTCCCCCTCTTCCTTTCCCCTACGCCTTGA
Above is a window of Rhipicephalus microplus isolate Deutch F79 chromosome 1, USDA_Rmic, whole genome shotgun sequence DNA encoding:
- the LOC142812232 gene encoding uncharacterized protein LOC142812232, whose amino-acid sequence is MRTTQDAEGIIHPDVAFRTATEATGAPAPLTEMLMKADDMLRVPTDPPSGIITPLRPLSPAYQPTQPVSVRTTPCHHRALELTLPPGYIAQRDTKLTASLR